A portion of the Edaphobacter bradus genome contains these proteins:
- a CDS encoding DUF2322 family protein, which translates to MPLFPAVELTLVSEEKAPEHDIDLGAPRTVEAHSTMALPAGYRAELPDAVHVSREFATYDKTYRFVDGKVIADRKLVVKVHKLPRDRWKDYLAFQKATLVNDGEPYLRLIPPDHLTINKEGAKSTSTTPAKDTTPAAEPSNPSDTRQQLAEITAMLQRRDLGGARSRLEALRKSSPDAPYVLGMLGLVKANDGDLDSGARDVEAEMKAHPDDDPWMVLGLAQEYSNKQRYSDAEGLLNRYGGSSERVQQMRVYVFGKQGDYTHALGVLRDLQARQPEDRAVASQVASTLYELHRNEEAAMAAKKAMDGSDDPDVINNNVYVLSETKIDLPFAETQSRRSVNLLEKATASHVLEEANTKAFAESANLTASWDTLGYILLLESKPKEAEPYLRAAWFSQQNVIVGNHLAQAFEGLDRNADALWMYRLAKQAEHAADAKQDFAEVAAAIARLEKAGVKAASGEHFATSMQDFRSYHVKNGAGAEGGGTVRLQLNADGIAAAMLVSGDAKLKPLLDEAKSLHLPGAEPAGSSARVLRDAVVYCGKKSSTCDLVFMLNSGIAVEGASE; encoded by the coding sequence TTGCCTCTCTTCCCCGCTGTTGAACTCACTCTTGTGAGCGAAGAGAAGGCGCCCGAACACGATATCGACCTTGGCGCACCGCGTACCGTCGAGGCTCACAGTACCATGGCCCTTCCCGCGGGCTATCGTGCAGAGCTGCCCGACGCAGTTCATGTCTCCCGGGAGTTCGCTACCTACGACAAGACATATCGCTTTGTCGACGGGAAGGTCATCGCGGATCGCAAGCTGGTCGTCAAGGTGCATAAGCTGCCGCGTGACCGATGGAAGGATTACCTTGCCTTTCAGAAAGCAACTCTGGTGAACGATGGGGAGCCCTACCTGCGGCTCATCCCGCCCGATCACCTCACGATCAACAAGGAGGGCGCAAAGAGCACATCCACCACGCCGGCCAAGGATACGACGCCTGCGGCCGAGCCCTCGAACCCCTCTGACACGCGACAGCAGCTGGCAGAGATCACCGCTATGCTGCAGCGAAGAGATCTGGGTGGAGCCCGCAGCCGCCTCGAAGCTTTACGCAAGAGTTCACCGGACGCGCCTTACGTCCTGGGTATGCTTGGGCTCGTCAAGGCGAATGACGGGGATCTTGACTCCGGCGCCCGCGATGTCGAAGCGGAGATGAAGGCACATCCCGATGACGACCCCTGGATGGTTCTCGGACTGGCCCAGGAATACAGCAACAAGCAGCGTTACAGCGATGCTGAGGGATTGCTGAACAGGTACGGCGGTAGCAGCGAACGGGTTCAGCAGATGCGAGTCTATGTGTTTGGCAAACAGGGCGACTACACGCATGCGCTCGGAGTTCTGCGCGATCTGCAGGCGCGCCAGCCTGAAGACCGCGCGGTGGCCTCGCAGGTGGCAAGCACGCTGTATGAACTGCATCGCAACGAAGAAGCCGCCATGGCCGCGAAGAAGGCGATGGACGGTAGCGATGATCCGGATGTCATCAACAATAACGTCTACGTGCTGTCGGAGACGAAGATCGATCTGCCGTTCGCGGAGACGCAGTCGCGCCGTTCGGTCAATCTGCTGGAAAAGGCGACCGCCTCGCACGTTTTGGAAGAGGCGAATACGAAGGCCTTTGCCGAGTCGGCGAACCTCACAGCCTCGTGGGACACGCTGGGCTACATTTTGCTGCTGGAGAGCAAGCCGAAGGAGGCCGAGCCGTACCTGCGCGCAGCATGGTTCTCACAGCAAAACGTAATCGTCGGCAATCACCTGGCGCAGGCCTTCGAGGGTCTGGACCGCAATGCAGATGCCCTATGGATGTACCGGCTTGCAAAGCAGGCGGAGCATGCGGCCGATGCGAAGCAGGACTTTGCCGAAGTGGCTGCGGCCATTGCGCGCCTTGAGAAGGCCGGGGTCAAGGCGGCCAGCGGCGAGCACTTTGCAACGTCGATGCAGGATTTTCGCAGCTACCACGTGAAGAATGGCGCGGGTGCAGAGGGTGGCGGCACGGTACGTCTCCAGTTGAACGCCGATGGTATCGCGGCAGCTATGCTCGTCTCCGGTGATGCAAAACTGAAGCCCCTGCTGGACGAGGCAAAGTCGCTGCATCTGCCCGGCGCGGAGCCAGCCGGATCGTCTGCGCGTGTGCTGCGCGATGCAGTTGTGTACTGCGGTAAGAAGAGCTCGACCTGCGATTTGGTATTTATGCTCAACTCTGGTATCGCAGTGGAAGGCGCGTCAGAGTAG
- a CDS encoding amidase family protein — MSPIDLGTDLAISVRGPAAHTGIVSLKATHGRVPMTGIWPPEPRRFWHVGPMARSIRDLSLAFSQLAGQDGQDGYSSNAISFDNGIGSSNKRPLRVGWLVGPGCGPIDGEVAATVEAAAEALKQLGHTAESVRFPALKYEIPAKRGFRQLG, encoded by the coding sequence ATGTCTCCGATTGACCTGGGTACTGACCTTGCTATCTCCGTGCGGGGGCCTGCAGCGCACACCGGCATTGTCTCGCTCAAGGCCACCCACGGACGCGTCCCCATGACCGGTATCTGGCCGCCTGAGCCGCGCCGTTTCTGGCATGTAGGCCCGATGGCGCGCAGTATCCGCGATCTATCGTTGGCTTTTTCCCAACTAGCTGGACAGGACGGACAGGACGGCTACTCCAGCAACGCCATCTCGTTCGATAACGGAATTGGGAGTTCCAACAAGCGTCCGCTTCGTGTGGGCTGGCTGGTGGGGCCCGGCTGTGGTCCGATCGACGGCGAGGTCGCGGCGACGGTCGAAGCTGCTGCTGAAGCGCTCAAGCAACTCGGGCACACAGCCGAGTCCGTGCGCTTTCCTGCATTGAAGTATGAGATTCCCGCAAAACGGGGTTTTCGGCAACTTGGATAG
- a CDS encoding HNH endonuclease: protein MRCFWCHNQGEKLTADHIVPRALGGTTEFTVPACRNCQFILSKAEHEVSRKSILAISALTAPLPPRHPNRPTSGQLQPRYIMGKHPYADTWRA, encoded by the coding sequence ATGCGCTGCTTCTGGTGCCATAACCAGGGCGAGAAGCTTACCGCAGATCATATCGTCCCACGCGCACTCGGCGGAACGACGGAGTTCACCGTGCCCGCGTGTCGCAACTGCCAGTTCATTTTGTCGAAGGCGGAGCATGAAGTCTCACGCAAATCGATTCTGGCCATCTCGGCGCTGACCGCCCCGCTTCCGCCGAGGCACCCGAACAGACCCACAAGTGGCCAGCTCCAGCCGAGGTACATCATGGGTAAGCACCCATATGCGGATACTTGGAGAGCCTGA